Within the Natrinema pellirubrum DSM 15624 genome, the region CGCCGCATCGAACTCGAGGTCCTCGCCACGGTCGACCGCGGCGACACGATCTCCGAACTCGCGACGAAGCTCGACCACAGCGAGAGCTACCTCTCTCGTGCCGTCGGCGATCTCGTCGAGAAGGGGCTCGTCTACACGGAACGCGACGGCCGCCGAAAACGAGTCGTCCCGTCGGATGCTCGCGCCGTCGAACTCTATCGGGACCTCGTCCGCCAGCACTCCCACATCGACTTCCCCGAACTGCTGACCGGGAAGACACTCGAGGTGCTGTACTACCTCGACCAGCCGCGAACTGTCTCCGAGATCGCCGACCGAAGCGACAACTACCGCAACACGGTCAACCGCGTGCTCAAGCGGTTTCGCGACCGTGGTCTCGTCGGGACGGACGACGGCCGCTATGACTTCAACGCCGATTTCGACCGCCTCCACGAGTTCGCCCGTGAACTCGCACACCATCTGCATCGTCAACGCCTCGAAGTCGTCGCCCCGAAGGGCACGATTCTCTGGGAGGACTACGACGAATTCCTCGCCCAGGTCGAGGCGGAGATCGACACGGAAGCGTTCCACGAAACCGGCCTCGCTCGGTTCGCGGCCTTCGACCTCCAGTTCCTACTCACCGGCCACCGCTACTACTTCTACTCCGAGGACCTCGACGCAGTCTCGCCGGCGCAGCTCTGCTGTCATACCCTCTTGATTGACGACGGCAGCCGCCACCGCTCGTACTGT harbors:
- a CDS encoding MarR family transcriptional regulator, translated to MLRRIELEVLATVDRGDTISELATKLDHSESYLSRAVGDLVEKGLVYTERDGRRKRVVPSDARAVELYRDLVRQHSHIDFPELLTGKTLEVLYYLDQPRTVSEIADRSDNYRNTVNRVLKRFRDRGLVGTDDGRYDFNADFDRLHEFARELAHHLHRQRLEVVAPKGTILWEDYDEFLAQVEAEIDTEAFHETGLARFAAFDLQFLLTGHRYYFYSEDLDAVSPAQLCCHTLLIDDGSRHRSYCLLLLSHVDVDEDDLREQAAKYDLEDEIDALLRYLETHGEVDDDRLPEWDEFQELAADYEVPLPQ